The Meriones unguiculatus strain TT.TT164.6M chromosome 9, Bangor_MerUng_6.1, whole genome shotgun sequence genome window below encodes:
- the Jph4 gene encoding junctophilin-4 encodes MSPGGKFDFDDGGCYVGGWEAGRAHGYGVCTGPGAQGEYSGCWAHGFESLGVFTGPGGHSYQGHWQQGKREGLGVERKSRWTYRGEWLGGLKGRSGVWESVSGLRYAGLWKDGFQDGYGTETYSDGGTYQGQWQAGKRHGFGVRQSVPYHQAALLRSPRRTSLDSGHSDPPTPPPPLPLPGDEGGSPASGSRGGFVLAGPGDADGASSRKRTPAAGGFFRRSLLLSGLRAGGRRSSLGSKRGSLRSEVSSEVGSTGPPGSEASGPPIPAPPALIEGSATEVYAGEWHADRRSGYGVSQRSNGLRYEGEWLGNRRHGYGRTTRPDGSREEGKYKRNRLVHGGRVRSLLPLALRRGKVKEKVDRAVEGARRAVSVARQRQEVAAARAADALLKAVAASSVAEKAVEAARMAKLIAQDLQPMLEAPGRRPRQDSGGSDTEPLDEDSPGVYENGLTPSEGSPELPSSPASSHQPWRAPAGRSPLPPGGTWGPFSSSKAWPEEWGGPGEQAEELAGYEAEDEAGMQGPEPRDGSPLLGGCSDSSGSLREEEGEDEEPLPQLRVAPASEPVTTPVLRGLSSRGPDAGCLTEDFEEPAATERPAQPGAANPLVVGAVALLDLSLAFLFSQLLT; translated from the exons ATGTCCCCCGGGGGCAAGTTCGACTTTGACGACGGGGGCTGCTACGTGGGGGGCTGGGAGGCGGGGCGGGCACATGGCTACGGCGTGTGCACCGGGCCCGGCGCCCAGGGAGAGTACAGCGGCTGCTGGGCGCACGGCTTCGAGTCGCTGGGTGTCTTCACGGGGCCCGGCGGACACAGCTACCAGGGCCACTGGCAGCAGGGCAAGCGCGAAGGGCTGGGCGTGGAGCGCAAGAGCCGCTGGACCTACCGCGGCGAGTGGCTGGGCGGGCTGAAGGGGCGCAGCGGCGTGTGGGAGAGCGTGTCCGGCCTGCGCTACGCCGGGCTCTGGAAGGACGGCTTCCAGGACGGCTACGGCACCGAGACCTACTCCGACGGAG GCACCTACCAAGGCCAGTGGCAGGCCGGGAAACGCCACGGCTTCGGGGTGCGCCAGAGTGTACCCTACCACCAGGCGGCGCTGCTGCGCTCACCCCGCCGCACCTCCTTGGACTCCGGCCACAGCGACCCCCCGACGCCGCCTCCGCCCCTACCCCTACCAGGAGATGAAGGAGGCAGCCCAGCCTCCGGCTCCCGGGGCGGCTTCGTGCTGGCAGGGCCGGGGGACGCCGATGGGGCGTCCTCTCGTAAGCGCACCCCAGCGGCAGGTGGGTTCTTCCGCCGCTCACTGCTGCTCAGCGGGCTTCGGGCTGGGGGGCGCCGCAGCTCCCTGGGCAGCAAGAGGGGATCTCTACGCAGCGAGGTGAGCAGCGAAGTGGGCAGTACAGGACCCCCAGGCTCCGAAGCCAGCGGGCCCCCTATCCCAGCGCCACCCGCCCTCATCGAGGGCTCCGCCACTGAGGTGTACGCCGGAGAGTGGCATGCGGATCGGCGCAGTGGCTACGGAGTGAGCCAGCGATCCAACGGGCTGCGTTACGAAGGCGAGTGGCTGGGCAACCGACGGCACGGATACGGGCGCACCACCCGTCCCGATGGCTCCCGTGAGGAGGGCAAGTACAAGCGCAACCGGCTTGTGCACGGGGGACGCGTGCgcagcctcctgcctctggcccTTAGGCGGGGCAAAGTCAAGGAGAAGGTGGACAGGGCTGTCGAAGGTGCCCGCCGAGCTGTGAGCGTTGCCCGCCAGCGCCAGGAAGTCGCTGCTGCCAG GGCAGCAGACGCCCTCCTAAAAGCAGTGGCAGCCAGCAGCGTCGCTGAGAAGGCTGTGGAGGCAGCACGGATGGCCAAGCTGATAGCCCAGGACCTACAGCCCATGTTAGAGGCCCCAG GCCGCAGACCCAGACAAGATTCAGGAGGTTCTGACACAGAGCCTTTGGATGAAGACAGCCCCGGGGTATACGAGAATGGACTGACCCCCTCGGAGGGCTCTCCGGAACTGCCCAGCAGCCCTGCCTCCTCCCACCAACCTTGGCGAGCCCCTGCCGGCCGGAGCCCACTGCCTCCTGGAGGGACCTGGGGTCCCTTCTCCAGCTCTAAAGCTTGGCCCGAGGAGTGGGGGGGTCCTGGTGAGCAGGCAGAGGAACTAGCTGGCTATGAGGCTGAGGATGAGGCTGGCATGCAGGGTCCCGAACCCAGAGACGGTTCCCCACTTCTCGGAGGCTGCAGTGACAGTTCCGGAAGTCTtcgagaggaggaaggggaagatgaGGAACCCTTGCCCCAGCTGAGGGTGGCCCCAGCATCTGAGCCTGTCACCACGCCAGTTTTGAGGGGCCTGTCTTCAAGGGGTCCTGATGCTGGTTGCCTGACAGAAGATTTTGAGGAGCCTGCTGCCACCGAGAGGCCTGCCCAGCCg GGAGCTGCCAACCCCCTGGTGGTGGGAGCCGTGGCCTTGCTGGACCTCAGCCTGGCGTTCCTGTTCTCCCAGCTCCTCACCTGA
- the Ap1g2 gene encoding AP-1 complex subunit gamma-like 2 isoform X1, translating to MVVPSLKLQDLIEEIRGAKTQAQEREVIQKECAQIRASFRDGDPLQRHRQLAKLLYVHMLGYPAHFGQMECLKLIASPRFTDKRVGYLGAMLLLDERHDAHLLITNSIKNDLSQGVQPVQGLALCTLSTMGSAEMCRDLATEVEKLLLQPSPYVRKKAVLTAVHMVRKDPELSNIFLPACATLLHERHHGILLGTITLITELCERSPAALRHFRKVVPQLVQILRTLVTTGYSTEHSISGVSDPFLQVQILRLLRILGRNHEESSETMNDLLAQVATNTDTRRNAGNAVLLETVLTIMDIHSAAGLRVLAVNILGRFLLNNDKNIRYVALTSLLRLVQSDHSAVQRHRSTVVECLREADASLSRRALELSLALVNSSNVRAMMQELQAFLESCPPDLRADCASGILLAAERFAPSKRWHIDTILHVLTTAGTYVRDDAVANLTQLIGEAQELHAYSVRRLYRALAEDISQQPLVQVAAWCIGEHGDLLLDGDCEDTEPFQVEKEEVLALLEKVLQSHLSLPATRGYAMTALMKLSTRLRGDNNRIRQVVSVYGSCVDVELQQRAVEYNMLFQKYDHMRAAILEKMPLVERSDPQVDEEGKENQAAAQLLEKAPPVPTESQATNLLDLLDLLDDTSGHTQHPPPLAPSPGKALVHLLDLPCATPPPAPIPSVRVFQREGLQLDLSFVRPSETPALLLVTATTTNSSKEDVTHFVCQAAVPKSFQLQLQAPSGDTVPAQGGLPITQVFRVLNPNKAPLRLKLRLTYNHFGRPVQEIFEVDGLPVETWQ from the exons ATGGTGGTGCCTTCGTTGAAACTTCAGGACCTCATCGAAGAGATTCGCGGGGCCAAGACGCAGGCCCAGGAACGGGAGGTGATCCAGAAGGAGTGCGCCCAAATTCGGGCCTCCTTCCGCGATGGGGACCCCCTGCAGAGGCATCGCCAGCTGGCCAAACTGCTCTACGTCCATATGTTGGGCTACCCCGCCCACTTTGGACAG ATGGAGTGCCTGAAATTGATCGCCTCCCCCAGATTCACAGACAAGAGGGTGGGCTACCTCGGTGCCATGCTTCTCTTGGACGAAAGGCATGATGCCCACCTGCTCATTACCAACAGCATCAAGAA TGACTTGAGCCAGGGGGTTCAGCCCGTTCAAGGCCTGGCCCTGTGCACCCTGAGCACTATGGGCTCTGCTGAGATGTGCCGGGACCTAGCCACCGAGGTGGAAAAGCTGCTGCTGCAGCCCAGCCCCTACGTGCGGAAGAAG GCTGTTTTGACCGCCGTGCACATGGTCCGGAAAGACCCTGAGCTCTCCAACATCTTCCTCCCAGCCTGTGCCACGCTGCTCCACGAACGCCACCATG GCATCCTACTGGGTACCATCACGCTGATCACCGAGCTCTGTGAGAGAAGCCCCGCGGCCCTCAGGCACTTTCGCAAG GTAGTCCCCCAGCTGGTACAGATCCTCCGGACTCTGGTGACAACAGGATATTCCACAGAGCACAGCATCTCTGGAGTCAGCGATCCCTTCTTGCAG GTCCAGATACTTCGTCTGCTTCGGATCCTGGGACGGAACCATGAAGAAAGCAGTGAGACCATGAATGACTTGCTGGCCCAG GTCGCCACCAACACAGACACCAGGCGAAATGCAGGCAACGCAGTCCTGTTGGAGACAGTGCTCACCATCATGGACATCCACTCTGCGGCTGGCCTGCGG GTTTTAGCTGTTAACATTCTTGGCCGTTTCTTGCTCAACAATGACAAGAATATTAG GTATGTGGCCCTGACGTCATTGCTACGGCTGGTACAGTCTGACCACAGCGCTGTGCAGCGGCACCGGTCCACTGTGGTAGAGTGTCTGCGGGAAGCAGATGCCTCCCTTAGCAG GCGAGCCCTGGAGTTGAGCCTGGCTCTGGTCAATAGCTCCAACGTGCGAGCCATGATGCAGGAGCTGCAGGCCTTTCTGGAGTCCTGCCCCCCTGACCTCCGGGCTGACTGTGCTTCAGGCATTCTGCTGGCCGCAGAGAG GTTTGCTCCCAGCAAGCGGTGGCACATAGACACCATCCTGCACGTGCTGACCACG GCAGGCACCTATGTGAGGGACGATGCAGTGGCCAACCTGACCCAGCTGATTGGCGAGGCGCAGGAGCTACATGCCTACTCCGTGCGCCGCCTCTACCGTGCCTTAGCAGAGGATATCTCCCAG CAACCGCTGGTTCAGGTGGCAGCCTGGTGCATCGGCGAGCACGGGGACCTCCTGCTGGATGGTGACTGTGAGGACACCGAGCCCTTTCAG gtggaaaaggaggaggtgCTGGCACTACTGGAAAAGGTGCTGCAGTCCCACCTGTCCCTGCCAGCCACCCGAGGCTATGCCATGACGGCTCTCATGAAACTCAGCACCCGGCTCCGGGGAGACAACAA CCGCATCCGCCAGGTGGTGTCCGTCTACGGGAGCTGTGTGGATGTGGAGCTGCAGCAGCGGGCTGTGGAGTACAACATGCTCTTCCAGAAGTATGACCACATGAG AGCCGCCATCCTCGAGAAGATGCCTCTTGTGGAACGCAGTGACCCTCAAGttgatgaggaagggaaggaaaaccaAGCAGCGGCCCAGCTCTTGGAAAAGGCACCCCCTGTCCCCACAGAGTCCCag GCCACCAATCTCTTGGATCTGCTCGATCTCCTGGATGACACTTCTGGGCATACTCAGCACCCTCCTCCTCTAGCTCCTTCCCCAGGCAAGGCCTTAGTTCATCTCCTCGACCTTCCCTGTGCAACTCCACCCCCAG CTCCCATCCCCAGTGTCAGAGTGTTTCAGCGGGAGGGCTTACAGCTGGACCTCTCTTTCGTGCGGCCCTCGGAAACCCCTGCTTTGCTCTTagtcactgccaccaccaccaactCCTCAAAGGAGGATGTTACCCACTTCGTTTGCCAAGCAGCTGTGCCcaag AGTTTCCAGCTGCAGCTACAGGCCCCCAGTGGGGACACAGTTCCAGCTCAGGGTGGCCTTCCCATCACCCAGGTCTTCAGAGTCCTCAATCCTAACAAG GCGCCTCTACGACTGAAGCTTCGCCTCACCTACAACCACTTTGGCCGGCCAGTACAGGAGATCTTTGAGGTGGATGGCTTGCCTGTGGAAACGTGGCAGTGA
- the Ap1g2 gene encoding AP-1 complex subunit gamma-like 2 isoform X2, with protein sequence MVVPQLVQILRTLVTTGYSTEHSISGVSDPFLQVQILRLLRILGRNHEESSETMNDLLAQVATNTDTRRNAGNAVLLETVLTIMDIHSAAGLRVLAVNILGRFLLNNDKNIRYVALTSLLRLVQSDHSAVQRHRSTVVECLREADASLSRRALELSLALVNSSNVRAMMQELQAFLESCPPDLRADCASGILLAAERFAPSKRWHIDTILHVLTTAGTYVRDDAVANLTQLIGEAQELHAYSVRRLYRALAEDISQQPLVQVAAWCIGEHGDLLLDGDCEDTEPFQVEKEEVLALLEKVLQSHLSLPATRGYAMTALMKLSTRLRGDNNRIRQVVSVYGSCVDVELQQRAVEYNMLFQKYDHMRAAILEKMPLVERSDPQVDEEGKENQAAAQLLEKAPPVPTESQATNLLDLLDLLDDTSGHTQHPPPLAPSPGKALVHLLDLPCATPPPAPIPSVRVFQREGLQLDLSFVRPSETPALLLVTATTTNSSKEDVTHFVCQAAVPKSFQLQLQAPSGDTVPAQGGLPITQVFRVLNPNKAPLRLKLRLTYNHFGRPVQEIFEVDGLPVETWQ encoded by the exons ATG GTAGTCCCCCAGCTGGTACAGATCCTCCGGACTCTGGTGACAACAGGATATTCCACAGAGCACAGCATCTCTGGAGTCAGCGATCCCTTCTTGCAG GTCCAGATACTTCGTCTGCTTCGGATCCTGGGACGGAACCATGAAGAAAGCAGTGAGACCATGAATGACTTGCTGGCCCAG GTCGCCACCAACACAGACACCAGGCGAAATGCAGGCAACGCAGTCCTGTTGGAGACAGTGCTCACCATCATGGACATCCACTCTGCGGCTGGCCTGCGG GTTTTAGCTGTTAACATTCTTGGCCGTTTCTTGCTCAACAATGACAAGAATATTAG GTATGTGGCCCTGACGTCATTGCTACGGCTGGTACAGTCTGACCACAGCGCTGTGCAGCGGCACCGGTCCACTGTGGTAGAGTGTCTGCGGGAAGCAGATGCCTCCCTTAGCAG GCGAGCCCTGGAGTTGAGCCTGGCTCTGGTCAATAGCTCCAACGTGCGAGCCATGATGCAGGAGCTGCAGGCCTTTCTGGAGTCCTGCCCCCCTGACCTCCGGGCTGACTGTGCTTCAGGCATTCTGCTGGCCGCAGAGAG GTTTGCTCCCAGCAAGCGGTGGCACATAGACACCATCCTGCACGTGCTGACCACG GCAGGCACCTATGTGAGGGACGATGCAGTGGCCAACCTGACCCAGCTGATTGGCGAGGCGCAGGAGCTACATGCCTACTCCGTGCGCCGCCTCTACCGTGCCTTAGCAGAGGATATCTCCCAG CAACCGCTGGTTCAGGTGGCAGCCTGGTGCATCGGCGAGCACGGGGACCTCCTGCTGGATGGTGACTGTGAGGACACCGAGCCCTTTCAG gtggaaaaggaggaggtgCTGGCACTACTGGAAAAGGTGCTGCAGTCCCACCTGTCCCTGCCAGCCACCCGAGGCTATGCCATGACGGCTCTCATGAAACTCAGCACCCGGCTCCGGGGAGACAACAA CCGCATCCGCCAGGTGGTGTCCGTCTACGGGAGCTGTGTGGATGTGGAGCTGCAGCAGCGGGCTGTGGAGTACAACATGCTCTTCCAGAAGTATGACCACATGAG AGCCGCCATCCTCGAGAAGATGCCTCTTGTGGAACGCAGTGACCCTCAAGttgatgaggaagggaaggaaaaccaAGCAGCGGCCCAGCTCTTGGAAAAGGCACCCCCTGTCCCCACAGAGTCCCag GCCACCAATCTCTTGGATCTGCTCGATCTCCTGGATGACACTTCTGGGCATACTCAGCACCCTCCTCCTCTAGCTCCTTCCCCAGGCAAGGCCTTAGTTCATCTCCTCGACCTTCCCTGTGCAACTCCACCCCCAG CTCCCATCCCCAGTGTCAGAGTGTTTCAGCGGGAGGGCTTACAGCTGGACCTCTCTTTCGTGCGGCCCTCGGAAACCCCTGCTTTGCTCTTagtcactgccaccaccaccaactCCTCAAAGGAGGATGTTACCCACTTCGTTTGCCAAGCAGCTGTGCCcaag AGTTTCCAGCTGCAGCTACAGGCCCCCAGTGGGGACACAGTTCCAGCTCAGGGTGGCCTTCCCATCACCCAGGTCTTCAGAGTCCTCAATCCTAACAAG GCGCCTCTACGACTGAAGCTTCGCCTCACCTACAACCACTTTGGCCGGCCAGTACAGGAGATCTTTGAGGTGGATGGCTTGCCTGTGGAAACGTGGCAGTGA
- the Thtpa gene encoding thiamine-triphosphatase isoform X2 encodes MAQGLIEVERKFAPGSDTEERLQELGAILEHQVTFRDTYYDTSELSLMLSDHWLRQREGSGWELKCPGVAAISGPHNEYVELTSEPAIVAQLFELLGYEEQGPADVTAVLAPLKLQEVASFITTRSSWKLAVSGAPEQEPLLRVDLDSTDFGYAVGEVEAMVHEKAEVPAALEKIISVSSMLGVPAQEKVPAKLLVYLQRFRPQDYQRLLEANSSGEATEDSTS; translated from the exons ATGGCCCAGGGCTTGATTGAAGTGGAGCGAAAGTTTGCTCCGGGGTCTGACACGGAGGAAAGGCTGCAGGAGTTGGGGGCCATCTTGGAGCACCAGGTCACCTTCCGAGACACCTACTATGATACCTCTGAGTTAAGCCTCATGCTGTCTGACCACTGGCTGCGGCAACGAGAAGGCAGTGGATGGGAGCTCAAATGTCCTGGAGTAGCTGCTATCTCAGGACCTCACAATGAGTATGTGGAACTCACGTCGGAGCCTGCCATTGTGGCCCAGCTCTTTGAACTGCTGGGGTATGAGGAGCAGGGGCCCGCAGACGTGACTGCTGTCCTGGCTCCGCTGAAGCTGCAGGAAGTAGCTAGTTTTATAACTACACGAAGTTCCTGGAAGCTGGCGGTATCTGGAGCCCCTGAACAGGAGCCATTGCTCAGAGTGGACCTAGATTCGACAGACTTCGGCTATGCTGTGGGTGAGGTAGAGGCCATGGTGCATGAGAAAGCCGAAGTCCCAGCTGCTCTAGAGAAGATCATCAGCGTCAGTAGCATGCTTG GCGTCCCAGCACAGGAGAAGGTGCCTGCCAAGCTCCTGGTATACCTACAGCGCTTCAGGCCTCAGGACTATCAGCGCCTGCTAGAAGCGAACAGTTCCggtgaggccacagaggactcAACATCCTGA
- the Thtpa gene encoding thiamine-triphosphatase isoform X1, translated as MAQGLIEVERKFAPGSDTEERLQELGAILEHQVTFRDTYYDTSELSLMLSDHWLRQREGSGWELKCPGVAAISGPHNEYVELTSEPAIVAQLFELLGYEEQGPADVTAVLAPLKLQEVASFITTRSSWKLAVSGAPEQEPLLRVDLDSTDFGYAVGEVEAMVHEKAEVPAALEKIISVSSMLGEGDRPFCAQQYAWRPSTGEGACQAPGIPTALQASGLSAPARSEQFR; from the exons ATGGCCCAGGGCTTGATTGAAGTGGAGCGAAAGTTTGCTCCGGGGTCTGACACGGAGGAAAGGCTGCAGGAGTTGGGGGCCATCTTGGAGCACCAGGTCACCTTCCGAGACACCTACTATGATACCTCTGAGTTAAGCCTCATGCTGTCTGACCACTGGCTGCGGCAACGAGAAGGCAGTGGATGGGAGCTCAAATGTCCTGGAGTAGCTGCTATCTCAGGACCTCACAATGAGTATGTGGAACTCACGTCGGAGCCTGCCATTGTGGCCCAGCTCTTTGAACTGCTGGGGTATGAGGAGCAGGGGCCCGCAGACGTGACTGCTGTCCTGGCTCCGCTGAAGCTGCAGGAAGTAGCTAGTTTTATAACTACACGAAGTTCCTGGAAGCTGGCGGTATCTGGAGCCCCTGAACAGGAGCCATTGCTCAGAGTGGACCTAGATTCGACAGACTTCGGCTATGCTGTGGGTGAGGTAGAGGCCATGGTGCATGAGAAAGCCGAAGTCCCAGCTGCTCTAGAGAAGATCATCAGCGTCAGTAGCATGCTTGGTGAGGGAGACAGGCCTTTCTGTGCTCAGCAGTATGCGTG GCGTCCCAGCACAGGAGAAGGTGCCTGCCAAGCTCCTGGTATACCTACAGCGCTTCAGGCCTCAGGACTATCAGCGCCTGCTAGAAGCGAACAGTTCCggtga